From the Mangifera indica cultivar Alphonso chromosome 10, CATAS_Mindica_2.1, whole genome shotgun sequence genome, one window contains:
- the LOC123228170 gene encoding SKP1-like protein 1B isoform X2 — protein sequence MSSPRKIILRSSDGEPFQVDEAVALESQTIKHMIEDDCADNGIPLPNVTSRILAKVIEYSKKHVESRLTEAANNTINHQLNSIAAAEEDLKNWDAQFVKVDQATLFDLILLDESSDEEVQ from the exons ATGTCGTCACCAAGGAAGATCATCCTCCGGAGCTCTGACGGCGAGCCGTTTCAGGTCGACGAGGCCGTGGCTCTCGAGTCTCAGACGATCAAACATATGATTGAAGATGACTGTGCTGATAACGGCATCCCGTTACCTAATGTCACCAGCAGGATCCTCGCTAAGGTTATCGAGTACAGCAAGAAGCACGTGGAGTCCAGGCTCACCGAAGCTGCCAACAATACGATTAACCATCAACTCAACAGTATCGCCGCTGCTGAGGAAGACCTCAAGAACTGGGACGCTCAGTTCGTGAAGGTCGACCAGGCCACTCTCTTTGACCTCATTCTG TTAGACGAATCATCAGACGAGGAAGTCCAATAA
- the LOC123228170 gene encoding SKP1-like protein 1B isoform X5 encodes MSSPRKIILRSSDGEPFQVDEAVALESQTIKHMIEDDCADNGIPLPNVTSRILAKVIEYSKKHVESRLTEAANNTINHQLNSIAAAEEDLKNWDAQFVKVDQATLFDLILGAIS; translated from the exons ATGTCGTCACCAAGGAAGATCATCCTCCGGAGCTCTGACGGCGAGCCGTTTCAGGTCGACGAGGCCGTGGCTCTCGAGTCTCAGACGATCAAACATATGATTGAAGATGACTGTGCTGATAACGGCATCCCGTTACCTAATGTCACCAGCAGGATCCTCGCTAAGGTTATCGAGTACAGCAAGAAGCACGTGGAGTCCAGGCTCACCGAAGCTGCCAACAATACGATTAACCATCAACTCAACAGTATCGCCGCTGCTGAGGAAGACCTCAAGAACTGGGACGCTCAGTTCGTGAAGGTCGACCAGGCCACTCTCTTTGACCTCATTCTG GGTGCAATTTCCTAA
- the LOC123228170 gene encoding SKP1-like protein 1B isoform X1, which yields MSSPRKIILRSSDGEPFQVDEAVALESQTIKHMIEDDCADNGIPLPNVTSRILAKVIEYSKKHVESRLTEAANNTINHQLNSIAAAEEDLKNWDAQFVKVDQATLFDLILLHCFTCVILWCL from the exons ATGTCGTCACCAAGGAAGATCATCCTCCGGAGCTCTGACGGCGAGCCGTTTCAGGTCGACGAGGCCGTGGCTCTCGAGTCTCAGACGATCAAACATATGATTGAAGATGACTGTGCTGATAACGGCATCCCGTTACCTAATGTCACCAGCAGGATCCTCGCTAAGGTTATCGAGTACAGCAAGAAGCACGTGGAGTCCAGGCTCACCGAAGCTGCCAACAATACGATTAACCATCAACTCAACAGTATCGCCGCTGCTGAGGAAGACCTCAAGAACTGGGACGCTCAGTTCGTGAAGGTCGACCAGGCCACTCTCTTTGACCTCATTCTG TTACACTGTTTTACGTGTGTGATTCTCTGGTGTTTATGA
- the LOC123228170 gene encoding SKP1-like protein 1B isoform X3 has protein sequence MSSPRKIILRSSDGEPFQVDEAVALESQTIKHMIEDDCADNGIPLPNVTSRILAKVIEYSKKHVESRLTEAANNTINHQLNSIAAAEEDLKNWDAQFVKVDQATLFDLILMRKKRE, from the exons ATGTCGTCACCAAGGAAGATCATCCTCCGGAGCTCTGACGGCGAGCCGTTTCAGGTCGACGAGGCCGTGGCTCTCGAGTCTCAGACGATCAAACATATGATTGAAGATGACTGTGCTGATAACGGCATCCCGTTACCTAATGTCACCAGCAGGATCCTCGCTAAGGTTATCGAGTACAGCAAGAAGCACGTGGAGTCCAGGCTCACCGAAGCTGCCAACAATACGATTAACCATCAACTCAACAGTATCGCCGCTGCTGAGGAAGACCTCAAGAACTGGGACGCTCAGTTCGTGAAGGTCGACCAGGCCACTCTCTTTGACCTCATTCTG atgaggaagaagagagagtga
- the LOC123228170 gene encoding SKP1-like protein 1B isoform X4 produces the protein MSSPRKIILRSSDGEPFQVDEAVALESQTIKHMIEDDCADNGIPLPNVTSRILAKVIEYSKKHVESRLTEAANNTINHQLNSIAAAEEDLKNWDAQFVKVDQATLFDLILLWLL, from the exons ATGTCGTCACCAAGGAAGATCATCCTCCGGAGCTCTGACGGCGAGCCGTTTCAGGTCGACGAGGCCGTGGCTCTCGAGTCTCAGACGATCAAACATATGATTGAAGATGACTGTGCTGATAACGGCATCCCGTTACCTAATGTCACCAGCAGGATCCTCGCTAAGGTTATCGAGTACAGCAAGAAGCACGTGGAGTCCAGGCTCACCGAAGCTGCCAACAATACGATTAACCATCAACTCAACAGTATCGCCGCTGCTGAGGAAGACCTCAAGAACTGGGACGCTCAGTTCGTGAAGGTCGACCAGGCCACTCTCTTTGACCTCATTCTG TTGTGGCTGCTCTGA